Proteins found in one Chloracidobacterium sp. genomic segment:
- a CDS encoding insulinase family protein produces MTNDFRNSPPAPLEPISFEIPRPFQTTLDNGLRLVIFEHERLPLVSYRLAFHSGDVNDPEDSTGLTSAMTSLLTEGTAEYTSLQLAEKTERLGASISASSSDDFTVLAASSLSLYSSDILHLMAEVALRPVFPETELDLYRRNTIENLKFQRSQPGFLAGEQVGRLVYGDHPYSKISPKAADVEKLTREMLTEFHAKQFIPNNAMFIVVGDVKRDELIAEITELFGDWQPGTPCTNDFPAPPMRTDRTLTVVDRPGSAQSNIVIANLGVSRDHPDYFPLIVMNQVLGAGASSRVFMNLREEKGYTYGAYTRMEYKKLAGEAEATAEVRTAVTGESLKEFFYELDRIRVDKVSDDELADAKNFLTGVFPIRAETQEGLTNLIVNQHLYNLPEDYLQTYRDHIDAVTVDDVLRVAKEHIRPDEVAIVIVGDAEEVLPQASGFATSVEVFDTDGNAQDIGKYNNDALDEPANAAGDWDLSIDFQGQKLPVSLTVEQSGDLLTGVLETMFGDGTISNGKMTGNKLWATAIAEMQGQPLEFTIAGKVDGDSMTGTLSAPIVPEPLTFIGTRA; encoded by the coding sequence ATGACCAACGACTTCAGAAATTCACCGCCAGCACCGCTCGAGCCGATCTCATTTGAGATACCGAGGCCGTTTCAGACGACCCTTGATAACGGTTTACGACTGGTAATATTCGAACACGAGCGACTGCCGCTGGTGAGCTACCGCCTTGCGTTTCATAGCGGTGACGTAAATGATCCGGAGGATTCGACAGGTCTCACGTCCGCAATGACATCGCTTTTGACCGAGGGAACCGCCGAATACACGAGTCTTCAGTTAGCCGAAAAGACGGAGAGATTGGGAGCAAGCATTTCAGCGAGTTCGTCGGACGACTTTACGGTCTTAGCGGCATCGAGTTTGTCACTGTATAGCTCAGACATTCTGCATCTGATGGCCGAGGTGGCTCTGCGGCCCGTGTTTCCCGAAACGGAACTCGACCTCTATCGCCGAAATACGATCGAAAATCTCAAATTCCAGCGTTCACAGCCCGGATTTCTCGCCGGGGAACAGGTCGGCCGCCTTGTCTATGGCGATCACCCGTATTCGAAGATCTCGCCAAAGGCAGCGGATGTCGAAAAGCTGACACGCGAGATGTTGACCGAATTCCATGCCAAGCAGTTTATCCCGAACAACGCAATGTTCATCGTGGTCGGCGACGTCAAGCGTGACGAACTGATCGCTGAGATCACGGAATTATTCGGTGACTGGCAACCCGGAACGCCGTGTACAAATGACTTTCCGGCACCACCGATGCGGACTGACCGAACTTTAACGGTCGTTGACCGTCCGGGGTCGGCGCAGTCGAATATCGTGATCGCAAATCTCGGCGTGTCGCGCGATCATCCGGACTATTTTCCGCTGATCGTGATGAATCAGGTGCTCGGTGCCGGTGCGTCCTCGCGTGTATTTATGAATCTGCGTGAGGAAAAGGGCTATACCTACGGTGCCTATACGCGGATGGAATATAAAAAGCTGGCCGGTGAGGCAGAGGCGACCGCCGAGGTTCGAACTGCCGTAACCGGCGAATCGCTCAAGGAGTTTTTCTACGAACTTGACCGGATCCGTGTGGACAAGGTGAGCGATGACGAACTCGCCGACGCCAAGAATTTCCTGACCGGAGTATTCCCGATCCGGGCCGAAACACAGGAAGGACTGACAAACCTGATCGTCAATCAGCACCTTTACAACTTGCCGGAAGATTATCTGCAAACCTACCGTGACCATATCGACGCTGTAACGGTCGATGACGTCTTACGCGTGGCAAAGGAACATATTCGCCCGGACGAAGTGGCGATCGTGATCGTCGGCGATGCCGAAGAGGTCCTGCCGCAAGCCTCCGGATTCGCAACTTCGGTCGAAGTCTTTGACACCGACGGCAACGCTCAGGATATCGGTAAATACAATAATGACGCCCTCGACGAACCGGCAAACGCAGCCGGCGACTGGGATCTTTCGATAGATTTTCAGGGCCAGAAATTGCCGGTCTCGTTGACCGTAGAGCAAAGCGGTGATCTGCTCACCGGAGTCCTGGAAACAATGTTTGGCGACGGCACTATCAGCAACGGTAAGATGACCGGCAATAAGCTGTGGGCAACCGCGATCGCTGAAATGCAGGGCCAACCGCTCGAATTTACAATTGCCGGCAAGGTGGATGGCGACTCAATGACCGGGACTTTATCGGCTCCGATCGTCCCTGAACCGCTGACGTTCATCGGCACAAGGGCCTAG
- a CDS encoding insulinase family protein — MTETFKLTSLEIEDYTLQNGLRVVLNPDNAIPVVSVAVYYNVGSRNERDGRTGFAHLFEHMMFQGSANVPKAGHFQYVMKAGGTMNGTTSSERTNYYETLPASQLPLALWLESDRMRSLAVTQENLDNQREAVKEEKRLRYDNQPYGQIFDLINEMIFQNFANSHSTIGSMEHLDDATVEDVQDFFRVYYAPNNAVIALSGAFDPEIAKGLIETYFGDIASQPLPPALDVSEPAEVASTYREWEDKLAPFPAFLIGWKIPERRTPEFNALYLAGKVLYDGESSRLYQKLVKGSESVIQLFGFTDERRGPSSIFIGAIPKPEEDLSRIRENIMEEIQSLATHGPSAEEMEKIENQLLNDSVRHRQSSMSRAQQLAEYALYDGDPTLINTELDELLSVTAEQIRMAAAHYLNTDNRALLDVVPAVKA; from the coding sequence ATGACAGAGACTTTCAAATTAACTTCGCTCGAGATCGAGGATTATACGCTGCAGAACGGCCTGCGGGTCGTCTTAAATCCTGATAATGCGATCCCGGTCGTTTCAGTTGCCGTCTATTACAATGTTGGTTCGCGGAACGAACGCGATGGCCGCACGGGCTTTGCTCACCTGTTCGAACATATGATGTTCCAGGGCTCGGCAAATGTGCCCAAGGCGGGACATTTCCAGTACGTGATGAAGGCCGGCGGCACGATGAACGGCACGACTTCGAGCGAGCGTACGAATTATTACGAGACGCTGCCGGCAAGCCAATTGCCGCTCGCTCTGTGGCTGGAATCGGACAGAATGCGCTCGCTTGCGGTTACCCAAGAAAACCTCGACAACCAACGCGAAGCGGTAAAGGAAGAGAAGCGGCTGAGGTATGATAACCAGCCTTACGGGCAGATATTTGACCTGATCAATGAAATGATCTTTCAAAATTTTGCCAATTCGCACTCGACGATCGGCTCGATGGAACATCTGGATGATGCGACGGTCGAGGACGTGCAGGATTTCTTTCGGGTATATTACGCTCCAAATAACGCAGTGATCGCACTTTCGGGTGCGTTTGACCCCGAAATCGCAAAAGGTTTGATCGAGACATATTTCGGCGATATCGCATCGCAACCGCTGCCGCCTGCTCTGGACGTGAGTGAACCGGCCGAGGTCGCGTCCACCTATCGTGAATGGGAAGACAAGCTTGCTCCGTTTCCGGCATTTCTGATCGGATGGAAGATACCTGAGCGGCGAACCCCCGAATTCAACGCACTCTATCTCGCCGGAAAGGTGCTCTACGACGGCGAAAGCTCACGGCTATATCAAAAATTGGTGAAAGGCTCGGAATCCGTCATTCAGCTGTTTGGATTTACGGACGAACGACGTGGACCGTCCAGCATCTTTATCGGTGCGATCCCGAAGCCCGAGGAAGACCTGAGCCGGATCCGCGAGAATATAATGGAAGAGATCCAAAGCCTTGCTACCCACGGCCCGTCGGCCGAGGAGATGGAAAAGATCGAGAATCAGCTCTTGAACGACTCGGTTCGACATCGCCAGTCATCAATGTCGCGGGCACAGCAACTAGCTGAATATGCCCTGTATGACGGCGATCCGACACTTATCAACACCGAACTGGACGAACTCCTTTCCGTGACGGCCGAACAGATACGGATGGCCGCAGCCCACTATTTGAACACCGACAATCGAGCATTGCTTGATGTAGTCCCCGCCGTAAAGGCATAG
- the ribA gene encoding GTP cyclohydrolase II, with protein MISEIIQSPPPNRFIGLIPSVVKAADAKLPTKYGEFRIAGYRSLTSDEEFVVVYKGELRTEDALPVRIHSQCMTGDVFNSAKCDCGEQLDLAMERIAREGRGVIVYQQQEGRGIGIINKIRAYALQDQGADTIEANVQLGLDIDARRYEQCVEILRDLGLRRVKAMTNNPEKIQAMRQGGIEVAERVATEIEPSKDTQKYLSVKKFQMGHLLSLVTS; from the coding sequence ATGATCTCGGAAATTATACAATCACCTCCACCTAATCGTTTTATCGGACTTATCCCTTCGGTAGTAAAGGCGGCCGACGCCAAGCTACCTACGAAATACGGCGAATTTCGCATCGCCGGTTATCGCTCATTGACGAGTGACGAAGAATTCGTCGTTGTTTACAAGGGCGAGCTTCGTACAGAGGATGCTCTTCCCGTTCGTATCCACTCGCAGTGTATGACGGGAGATGTCTTTAACTCGGCGAAATGCGATTGCGGCGAACAACTTGATCTGGCAATGGAACGCATCGCCCGCGAAGGCCGCGGTGTGATCGTCTATCAGCAGCAGGAAGGCCGCGGCATCGGAATCATAAACAAGATCCGGGCGTATGCTCTTCAGGACCAAGGCGCCGACACGATCGAGGCCAATGTTCAACTCGGACTCGATATCGATGCCCGGCGCTACGAGCAATGTGTCGAGATCTTACGCGATCTAGGGCTTCGACGGGTCAAGGCAATGACAAATAACCCCGAAAAGATCCAAGCTATGCGCCAGGGCGGCATCGAAGTCGCGGAACGCGTGGCGACAGAGATCGAACCTTCGAAAGACACACAAAAATATCTTAGCGTTAAGAAGTTTCAGATGGGTCACTTGCTCAGTCTCGTGACGTCGTAA
- a CDS encoding transposase: protein MAVYIGVDFHPYEQTLAFVDEADGEIRYKRFLHSDKAGIKAFYRKCGKDAVIGTEATGSLWWFEKLLFDNGMTLKIGDPRMIRRAALSRHKNDHRDAETILDLLMQDISGDHAEERAEPGDARSAELSSLFGEQADIGGESAAGVRTIEGLATVPFAGGKGEKEDRGG, encoded by the coding sequence ATGGCAGTATACATTGGGGTTGACTTTCATCCATATGAGCAGACGCTTGCTTTTGTGGATGAAGCGGATGGAGAGATCAGATATAAGCGGTTTCTTCATAGCGATAAGGCGGGGATAAAGGCGTTTTACCGCAAGTGCGGAAAGGACGCGGTTATTGGAACGGAGGCCACGGGATCGCTGTGGTGGTTTGAGAAGTTGCTCTTTGACAATGGAATGACGCTCAAGATCGGAGACCCTAGGATGATCCGTCGAGCAGCATTATCGAGACACAAGAACGACCACAGGGATGCGGAGACGATCCTGGATCTATTGATGCAGGACATTTCCGGCGATCACGCCGAGGAACGAGCAGAGCCGGGAGATGCTCGATCTGCTGAACTATCGTCACTCTTTGGTGAGCAAGCGGACATCGGTGGTGAATCAGCTGCAGGCGTTCGCACGATCGAAGGGCTTGCCACGGTTCCGTTTGCCGGCGGTAAAGGCGAGAAAGAAGATCGAGGAGGTTGA
- a CDS encoding IS110 family transposase, with amino-acid sequence MALIHTLGDVRRFRRKEEVVAFVGLDPLEKSSGETRRIGSISKRGSRLARYLLGQAAQASRDKKIRKFYSEVSRRRGRPKAKVAAARKLLINCYVMLRDGISYEEFTRRGEVGLYEGSGEVTGKPAQSLKV; translated from the coding sequence ATGGCACTTATTCACACGCTCGGCGATGTTCGACGCTTTCGCCGTAAGGAAGAGGTCGTGGCATTTGTAGGACTCGACCCGCTCGAGAAAAGCTCGGGCGAGACGAGGCGGATCGGTTCGATCAGCAAGCGAGGTTCGCGGCTCGCAAGGTACCTGCTCGGGCAGGCAGCCCAGGCAAGTCGCGATAAGAAGATACGGAAGTTCTATTCCGAGGTTAGCCGTCGTAGAGGCCGCCCGAAAGCAAAAGTTGCAGCGGCCCGTAAGCTTCTGATTAACTGTTATGTCATGCTTCGTGATGGCATCAGCTACGAGGAGTTTACACGGCGGGGCGAAGTTGGTTTGTACGAGGGGTCAGGAGAGGTGACGGGGAAACCCGCTCAGTCTCTGAAGGTCTGA
- a CDS encoding IS110 family transposase, which translates to MALIHTLGDVRRFRRKEEVVAFVGLDPLEKSSGETRRMGSISKHGSRLVRHLLGQAAQACRDRRIRQFYLEVSRRRGRPKAKVAAARKLLINCYVMLRDNISYEEFTRRGEVGLYEGSGEVTGKPAQSLKV; encoded by the coding sequence ATGGCACTTATTCACACGCTCGGCGATGTTCGACGCTTTCGCCGTAAGGAAGAGGTCGTGGCATTTGTAGGACTCGACCCGCTCGAGAAAAGCTCGGGCGAGACGAGACGGATGGGTTCGATCAGCAAGCACGGTTCACGGCTTGTGCGGCATTTGCTAGGACAAGCCGCTCAAGCGTGCCGTGATAGACGGATCAGACAGTTCTATCTTGAGGTTAGCCGCCGGAGAGGCCGCCCGAAAGCAAAAGTTGCAGCGGCCCGTAAGCTTCTCATTAACTGTTATGTCATGCTTCGTGACAATATCAGCTACGAGGAGTTTACACGGCGGGGCGAAGTTGGTTTGTACGAGGGGTCAGGAGAGGTGACGGGGAAACCCGCTCAGTCTCTGAAAGTCTGA